One window of the Paenibacillus beijingensis genome contains the following:
- the trhA gene encoding PAQR family membrane homeostasis protein TrhA, translated as MADTYTFTKREEAANAITHGVGAALSIAALVLLIVFSAERGTALHVVTFTVYGTAMLLLYAASTLVHSFPEGKAKRVFEVLDHSFIYVFIAGTYTPILLHIVQGTLGWTLFGVIWGLTAAGVVFKSFFASKFLFTSTLLYIAMGWAVVFAWEPLTEHLAPGGLKLLISGGLLYTFGTVFYMWRSFRFHHAVWHLFVLGGSVVHFFAILLYVLPGRS; from the coding sequence ATGGCCGATACGTATACGTTTACGAAACGCGAGGAAGCCGCCAATGCAATTACGCACGGGGTCGGCGCCGCGCTCAGCATCGCTGCGCTTGTGCTGTTGATCGTGTTTTCAGCGGAAAGAGGAACGGCGCTGCACGTCGTCACCTTCACGGTTTACGGCACGGCAATGCTGTTGCTGTATGCTGCTTCGACGCTCGTGCACAGCTTTCCGGAAGGGAAAGCGAAGCGGGTGTTTGAAGTGCTCGATCATTCGTTCATTTATGTGTTTATCGCGGGCACGTACACGCCGATTCTGCTGCACATCGTACAGGGCACGCTAGGGTGGACGCTGTTCGGCGTCATTTGGGGATTGACCGCCGCCGGCGTTGTATTCAAATCGTTTTTTGCCTCGAAGTTTCTGTTCACTTCCACGCTGCTGTACATTGCGATGGGATGGGCCGTTGTTTTCGCCTGGGAGCCGCTGACGGAGCATCTCGCTCCGGGAGGATTGAAGCTGCTTATTAGCGGAGGCCTGCTGTACACGTTCGGCACGGTCTTCTATATGTGGCGGAGCTTCCGGTTTCATCATGCCGTCTGGCATTTGTTTGTCCTCGGCGGTTCAGTCGTCCATTTCTTTGCGATCCTGCTGTACGTGCTGCCCGGACGATCATAA
- a CDS encoding Arc family DNA-binding protein, whose translation MAKERKAFPLRLDVELHRALEKWAADEFRSVNSHIEFLLREALQKSGRLPGRRLARPEASSDGEEKE comes from the coding sequence ATGGCCAAAGAGCGAAAAGCATTTCCGCTGCGGCTTGACGTAGAGCTGCATCGGGCGCTGGAGAAATGGGCCGCAGATGAGTTCCGCAGCGTAAACTCGCATATCGAATTTCTGCTGCGCGAAGCGCTGCAGAAATCCGGCCGATTGCCGGGCCGACGCTTGGCGAGGCCGGAGGCGTCTTCCGACGGGGAAGAGAAGGAATAA
- a CDS encoding TetR/AcrR family transcriptional regulator has product MPKIVNHQKRKEQLAEAAWRVIRREGLEGLSVRRVADEAGMSLGSLRHYFDTHAELLAFSMRLVSQRVNERIEQLPFTGDARRDIEMIIAQLLPLDEQRLAEAELWLAFAGKAISDPAIRKMSLEMHDELYNGFRRMIDSLILNKLAKDGIDAEQETKELHALVDGLAVHRATFPERVREDDLMRIVSHHLNRLFKN; this is encoded by the coding sequence ATGCCGAAAATCGTAAATCATCAAAAACGTAAGGAACAATTGGCGGAAGCGGCTTGGCGGGTCATCCGAAGGGAAGGCTTGGAGGGCCTCTCCGTGCGTCGCGTGGCCGATGAGGCGGGGATGTCTCTCGGATCGCTGCGTCATTATTTTGACACCCATGCCGAGCTGCTTGCTTTCTCCATGCGGCTTGTTTCGCAGCGGGTCAACGAGCGGATCGAACAACTGCCGTTTACCGGGGACGCCCGTCGCGACATCGAGATGATTATCGCGCAGTTGCTGCCGCTGGACGAGCAGCGCTTGGCCGAGGCCGAATTATGGCTCGCTTTTGCCGGTAAGGCGATCTCCGATCCGGCAATTCGCAAGATGAGCCTGGAAATGCACGACGAGCTCTATAATGGGTTTCGGAGAATGATCGACAGCCTGATCTTGAATAAGCTGGCCAAGGACGGCATCGACGCCGAGCAGGAGACGAAGGAGCTGCATGCGCTCGTGGACGGACTGGCCGTACATCGCGCGACTTTCCCGGAACGGGTTCGGGAAGATGACTTGATGCGCATCGTCTCCCATCATTTGAACCGTCTTTTCAAGAACTGA
- a CDS encoding lipase family protein: MKKLWTQDKSAAVPMNIRTALFLAAVCSQSYMQLLGGGLFLVPEGYRMVGAFQSAGFDGKPADFGFVLESEQAAVLAFRGTNSVSDWVSDFMADQVDFTFVPGGGLTHRGFTSLYSGARKQTMELLRKLPSSKPLFVTGHSLGGALATLAALDISANTGLSAPMVYTFGSPRVGDPVFVRAFNRAIPVSFRIENENDIVPHLPPIVYRDPKAKKLYFYMHVKNEIKRSFSSGGVSGNHVIGSYFADLAREDPDFAAAMCGVPPGWCPAWNAPSVHS; the protein is encoded by the coding sequence ATGAAAAAATTATGGACGCAGGACAAAAGCGCGGCGGTCCCGATGAATATCCGGACGGCTTTGTTTTTGGCGGCGGTATGCAGCCAAAGCTATATGCAGCTGCTGGGTGGCGGCTTGTTTCTCGTACCGGAGGGCTATCGCATGGTCGGCGCTTTTCAATCGGCAGGGTTTGACGGCAAGCCGGCCGATTTCGGCTTTGTTCTGGAATCGGAGCAGGCGGCCGTACTGGCTTTCCGCGGCACGAATTCGGTTTCGGACTGGGTGTCGGACTTTATGGCGGACCAAGTGGACTTTACTTTTGTCCCGGGCGGCGGCTTGACGCACCGCGGCTTCACCTCGCTCTATTCGGGCGCCCGCAAGCAAACGATGGAGCTGCTCCGGAAGCTTCCTTCTTCCAAGCCGCTGTTCGTTACGGGACACAGCCTCGGAGGAGCGCTCGCGACGCTTGCCGCTCTTGATATTTCGGCGAATACGGGTCTCTCAGCTCCGATGGTGTACACCTTCGGCTCCCCGCGCGTCGGGGACCCGGTGTTCGTGCGCGCCTTCAATCGCGCGATTCCCGTCAGTTTCCGGATCGAGAACGAAAATGACATCGTCCCCCATCTTCCCCCTATCGTTTACCGGGATCCGAAAGCGAAGAAGCTGTACTTTTATATGCATGTCAAAAATGAAATCAAACGCAGCTTCTCATCCGGGGGCGTGTCAGGCAATCATGTGATCGGAAGCTACTTTGCCGACCTGGCGCGTGAAGATCCCGATTTCGCCGCGGCGATGTGCGGCGTGCCTCCCGGCTGGTGCCCCGCTTGGAACGCGCCGTCCGTTCATTCGTGA
- a CDS encoding glycosyltransferase family 2 protein produces MRIQWRGVRFRYTRRLLQEERRLLAQTRELLLQQRERFKQEQLLADSETGQLKRRIEESYERLYLQMMPAEEPEEAHTSGRMGDILVSQGVISRSQLEAAIASQVRYGGRLGDILIDMGFADSESLQQFASGPPCRSMLGDLLVSANVITQEQLEQALEFQRNSGGRIGDILLSLKMVEPEILYRFIAIQFQLGRIGKDITPTSTLKLPERLARSYEAVVVHQYVNRFLVAVSAPLQEEQARHIESLLGMPIEQVLATKDEMETFWADVYGSEMMHESTLKLSVEQPHNSAHTTFTKPQIIFFAVSTLLFITGLIASFWRTILLANIAVQLFYFSMSVFKFMIIILGSRRGSQFRFTPEEVAAVDERELPIYTILVPMYKEAQVLPHLLANIESLDYPKSKLDVRILIEEDDTEMRDMLKVMKLPAYYTVLILPDSLPKTKPKACNFGLIRARGEYVVIFDAEDRPDPDQLKKVFLTFRSCPDNFACIQAKLNYFNSEQNLLTRWFTQEYSMWFELLLPGIMKLDVPIPLGGTSNHFKMSVLKQMGAWDPYNVTEDADLGVRLYKHGYKTAIVDSRTWEEANSRFFNWIRQRSRWIKGYMQTWLVHMRNPLRLARELGLKGFLGFQVMVLATPVIPLLNPLFWLMVVLWYGWKLEFIPLFFPGYIYYFAATELFIANFLFVFSNIAGVYWVIADLKKKNQHFMNYSLVKYALLTPLYWVMMSISAYKAAWQLITKPFYWEKTIHGLDNTPPPGAGTAAEANGSPSGTSM; encoded by the coding sequence ATGCGCATCCAGTGGCGCGGCGTCCGCTTCCGGTATACGCGGCGCCTGCTGCAGGAAGAGCGTCGGCTGCTTGCGCAAACGCGGGAGCTGCTGCTTCAGCAGCGGGAGCGCTTCAAACAGGAACAATTGCTGGCCGATTCCGAAACCGGGCAGCTTAAGCGCCGGATCGAGGAGTCGTATGAGCGCCTGTACCTGCAAATGATGCCGGCCGAAGAACCGGAAGAAGCGCACACCTCCGGCCGGATGGGCGATATATTGGTCAGCCAGGGCGTCATCAGCCGCTCGCAGCTGGAAGCGGCCATCGCTTCGCAGGTACGGTACGGCGGCAGACTCGGCGATATTTTGATCGATATGGGCTTTGCCGATTCGGAATCGCTGCAGCAGTTTGCCTCCGGCCCGCCCTGCCGCAGCATGCTCGGCGATCTGCTCGTTTCCGCCAATGTCATTACGCAGGAACAGCTGGAGCAGGCGCTGGAGTTCCAGCGCAACAGCGGCGGCCGCATCGGCGATATTTTGCTTTCCTTGAAGATGGTCGAGCCTGAAATCTTGTACCGGTTCATCGCCATCCAGTTCCAGCTCGGACGGATCGGCAAAGATATTACGCCAACCTCCACGCTCAAGCTGCCCGAAAGGCTGGCTCGTTCCTATGAGGCCGTCGTCGTACACCAGTATGTGAACCGGTTTCTCGTCGCGGTCAGCGCGCCGCTGCAGGAGGAGCAGGCGCGCCATATCGAGTCGCTGCTCGGCATGCCGATCGAACAAGTGCTGGCGACCAAGGATGAGATGGAAACGTTCTGGGCGGACGTCTACGGCTCGGAGATGATGCATGAGAGCACGTTGAAGCTGTCGGTGGAGCAGCCGCACAACTCGGCGCATACGACGTTTACGAAGCCGCAGATCATTTTTTTCGCCGTCTCCACACTGCTCTTCATTACCGGGCTCATCGCCAGCTTCTGGAGAACGATCCTGCTTGCCAATATCGCGGTCCAGCTGTTTTATTTTTCGATGTCGGTATTCAAATTTATGATCATTATCCTCGGCTCGCGCCGCGGTTCGCAGTTCCGCTTCACGCCAGAGGAAGTGGCGGCCGTCGACGAACGCGAGCTGCCGATCTATACCATTCTCGTCCCGATGTACAAGGAGGCACAGGTGCTACCTCACCTTCTGGCCAACATCGAATCGCTCGATTATCCGAAGTCGAAGCTTGATGTGCGGATTTTGATCGAAGAGGACGATACGGAAATGCGGGACATGCTGAAGGTGATGAAGCTTCCGGCTTATTATACGGTGCTGATTCTTCCCGACAGTCTGCCGAAGACGAAGCCGAAAGCGTGCAATTTCGGACTGATCCGGGCGCGCGGGGAATATGTCGTCATTTTCGACGCGGAGGATCGGCCCGATCCCGACCAGCTCAAAAAAGTGTTTCTGACGTTCCGCAGCTGTCCGGACAATTTCGCCTGCATCCAGGCGAAGCTGAATTACTTCAACAGCGAACAGAATCTGCTGACGCGCTGGTTCACGCAGGAGTACAGCATGTGGTTCGAGCTGCTGCTGCCGGGCATCATGAAGCTCGACGTTCCGATCCCGCTTGGCGGCACCTCCAACCATTTCAAAATGTCGGTGCTCAAGCAGATGGGAGCGTGGGATCCGTACAACGTGACGGAGGACGCCGATCTGGGCGTCAGGCTGTACAAGCACGGCTACAAAACCGCCATCGTCGATTCGCGCACGTGGGAGGAAGCGAACAGCCGCTTTTTCAATTGGATCCGGCAGCGGTCGCGTTGGATTAAAGGATATATGCAAACGTGGCTTGTCCATATGCGCAATCCGCTGCGGCTGGCGAGGGAGCTTGGCTTGAAAGGCTTTCTCGGCTTTCAGGTGATGGTGCTGGCAACGCCGGTCATTCCGCTGCTCAATCCGCTGTTTTGGCTGATGGTTGTGCTGTGGTACGGCTGGAAGCTGGAATTTATTCCGCTGTTTTTCCCCGGTTATATTTATTACTTTGCCGCCACCGAGCTGTTTATCGCAAACTTCCTGTTTGTGTTCAGCAACATTGCCGGCGTGTACTGGGTCATTGCGGATTTGAAAAAGAAAAACCAGCATTTTATGAACTACTCGCTCGTCAAATACGCGCTGCTCACGCCGCTTTACTGGGTCATGATGAGCATCTCCGCTTACAAAGCGGCATGGCAGCTCATCACCAAGCCTTTTTATTGGGAAAAGACCATTCACGGCTTGGACAACACGCCCCCGCCCGGTGCGGGAACCGCAGCCGAAGCAAACGGGTCCCCTTCGGGAACAAGCATGTGA
- a CDS encoding GNAT family N-acetyltransferase, which yields MKTERLRLREITKDDAEGIFDCFSNESVTRYYGQETLENVEQAEAFVEFFSTIYKEKRGMRWGIERKGTLGIIGFNAWSPKHKRAEIGYEIHPEQWRKGYTSEAVLKVLQYGFDELGLTRIGAVVFIDNEASNNLLTKVGFQKEGVLRDYMYQNGKAHDTYVYSILKSKSGDKSNRLP from the coding sequence CTGAAAACAGAAAGATTACGATTAAGAGAAATTACAAAAGATGATGCAGAAGGCATTTTCGATTGTTTTTCTAATGAGAGTGTAACACGCTATTACGGTCAAGAGACGTTAGAGAATGTAGAACAAGCTGAAGCATTCGTTGAATTTTTTTCCACAATTTACAAAGAAAAAAGGGGGATGCGGTGGGGGATCGAAAGAAAAGGAACTCTAGGAATAATTGGATTTAATGCCTGGTCCCCTAAACATAAACGAGCAGAAATAGGTTACGAAATTCATCCCGAACAATGGAGAAAAGGTTATACCTCTGAAGCAGTATTAAAAGTCCTCCAATATGGATTTGATGAATTAGGTCTTACTCGTATAGGAGCTGTCGTTTTTATAGATAATGAAGCATCTAATAATTTACTTACTAAAGTTGGATTTCAAAAAGAAGGGGTTCTAAGGGATTATATGTATCAAAATGGCAAAGCACACGATACCTATGTTTATTCAATCCTCAAGAGCAAGTCAGGCGATAAAAGTAATAGGCTACCCTAA
- a CDS encoding SPFH domain-containing protein, whose amino-acid sequence MQERKAWHVNGFLVLLLSFIMFAGAVVSFIAAGSGDGPGAVWVTIGVVLSVLVIVALSSLTVVQPNQAKVITFFGSYMGTVLESGLWLVLPFTVKSRVSLKVRNFNSQKLKVNDAAGNPVEIAAVVVFKVTDTARASFDVDNYEKFVEIQSETAIRHIAAYYPYDAYDEDQTLSLRGNGDEVAAQLMAELQNRLSVAGVQVLETRLTHLAYAPEIAGAMLQRQQAAAIVSARQKIVEGAVGMVESALTQLAERGIELDDERRAAMVNNLMVAIVSERGTTPVINAGTLYN is encoded by the coding sequence ATGCAGGAACGCAAGGCTTGGCATGTTAACGGTTTTCTCGTACTATTGCTTTCTTTTATTATGTTTGCCGGCGCGGTGGTATCCTTTATAGCCGCAGGTTCGGGCGACGGGCCGGGAGCGGTATGGGTAACAATCGGCGTTGTTTTATCGGTCCTGGTCATCGTTGCGCTCTCTTCGCTGACGGTCGTGCAGCCTAACCAGGCGAAAGTCATTACGTTTTTCGGCTCTTATATGGGCACCGTGCTGGAAAGCGGCTTGTGGCTCGTACTGCCGTTCACGGTCAAATCGCGCGTATCGCTCAAAGTGCGCAACTTCAACAGCCAGAAGCTGAAGGTTAACGATGCAGCCGGAAACCCGGTCGAAATCGCCGCGGTCGTCGTATTCAAAGTGACCGACACCGCTCGCGCTTCGTTCGACGTGGACAATTACGAGAAGTTTGTGGAAATTCAGAGCGAGACGGCGATCCGTCATATTGCGGCCTATTATCCGTACGATGCGTACGACGAGGATCAGACGCTGTCGCTGCGGGGCAATGGGGATGAAGTGGCCGCACAGCTGATGGCCGAGCTGCAAAACCGGCTGTCTGTCGCAGGCGTGCAGGTGCTGGAAACGAGGCTGACGCATCTTGCTTATGCGCCCGAAATTGCGGGTGCGATGCTGCAGCGCCAGCAGGCGGCGGCGATCGTGTCGGCTCGCCAGAAAATCGTCGAGGGCGCCGTAGGCATGGTGGAATCGGCTTTGACGCAGCTGGCTGAGCGCGGCATTGAGCTTGACGACGAGCGCCGCGCTGCGATGGTCAACAATTTAATGGTGGCGATCGTCTCCGAGCGGGGCACCACTCCCGTTATTAATGCGGGCACTCTCTATAATTAA